Part of the Triticum urartu cultivar G1812 chromosome 2, Tu2.1, whole genome shotgun sequence genome, GGATGGACGGATCCCCGATAAATGCGAGGAATTGTTCGTGTGGGTATTAATGCGGAAAAGAGCTGCAAAGCAGTAGGCACAAATGATTCTTGGAATATCGGAGAAATTTTCAGGGTATCAAGTAATAACAAGGGCAACTGGGAACGAAGGTATGAACGACAAGCGTAAGcagttatccataaggatttaTCAGTGGTCGGGAATAGCGAAAGAGGTGGGCACAAAGTATCAAGAGAACAATCgagagtatcttcgaaatcttctgGTGCACCAAGTAATCATCTGGAGTGAGGGGCTTTCTGGgaggaagtagttacgagaacctagagccagagttagtaaaatcatttaatccgaatagaagagagatcagagtcccagagtgtTGATCTCATATACATGAGGTATATTTCTATCCTTACAATTATGTAACAAATCCACAATTCATTTTGAGTTATTCATGTGTTTTTTTGGGATCAGGATTATCCGAGTCAGCGTCCTTGTGGTTGATCTCATATACATGAGGTATGGTATTTCTATCCTTAAAAGTATGTAGCAAATTCACAATTCATTTTGAGTTATTTATGTGTTTTTTCAATCAGGATTATCCGATTATTAAAGCACATACATTGGAGTTGAAATATAGGCGGGTTGTGTGCACACGGTACATGTACGTGATGTAAACAGAACCTATATAACTCAAGTACGCCATACATGTAGCTTAATTTTTTGCATGGGCGACAATTTGAAAAGCTTACTGCAGATCTGCCAAAGATAGATTATACACAATATTAGAAATCATCTTGAGAAATCTCGAAAGTTTGTAAAACTTAAAATACACACCTCTCTTTACAGGTTGGCAATTTCGAGTTCTATCTGTCATATTGTTTTTTCTAATACAGTGGCATCTCTACTATCCTTTTGTAAAGCGATTGGCCATTGTTAGGATAAAAATAGCAATTACACGCGTATTTAATCAATCTTTTGGCCTATCTCCTTCCATATTATTATTGGCAATTTGAGGGGGAAAAGGCAAAACATGTAAAACTTTATAAGTTTTAAATCCTACCCTAAGCCCAAATCTTTATGTTGTTCTTTATGCAAAACTCCATAGCACTCCAGCCTTCATCACAAATGAGCCGCTGGCTGCCATAGCAGTATAGCACTATCAGTTCCCCTGTGGCTACTGGTCTGTGGGGCAGGGAATCGGTACTACAAGAGAGCTTCAAGCTGACGCCAATAGGAATGGAAGACATGACTTTGATGGAGAAATCCGGTGCATATGAACAACATATTGTCTTCCAATTTTTTTTCATCATTCAGTAGGACAATTTCCCAATTCTGTATGAAAAGGTTATTAGTATGTGTTGAGTAACATGATTGTATTAGGAAACATAAGATAAACTAGGAATATTCTGGCTTGTCTTGTACTCCAGATAGATCATGTattcctatatatatgcccacgagactcaagcaatacaacaactATTACACCAAACTTCTCTCTCTTCTAACATAGTATCTATCGCAAGTCGAtcctaaaccctagccgccgctgcTTCCGCACCCGCGCGCCGTCCCCGGGGCGGTCGGCCTTCATGACCGGCGTCGGAGGCCGCGCCGCCGGTATGTAGGGTTCGTCCGCCGATCGTGTTGACCGGCTGCCCTATAGAGTCTTTTTCCCGATCTCTTGATCCGGGTTTTTCGCTCTCTCACCGATCGTTTTGATCAGCGTTTTTCCTTTTGGTTTTCCGATCTATTCTTGATTGGTTtgcgtcgcccgccgccgccgtcgaccctCGTGCATCTCTACTTCGACCCCGACGCGACCAGCCGGCCTCTCCTCCGACACGGCGGCCACGCGCGCCGAGGCGGCCCGTCAGGGCCAGCCGCCGTCCGCGTGTCGGTCCGCCCGTCGGCCTGCGCTGGCCGTCACCGCCCTGCTCCGATCGGGACACCTGCATCGCCCCGACCCGGCGGCCTCGCGCCATGCGACGACCAATCATAGCCGTCGCTCGCGCGCCGGCCCGCCCATCGATCCACATCACCCATCTCCGCCGCGTTTGCACGGCGGCCCGGTGGTCTACTTCGCCAGCCTCGTTCTCGGTTGCGTCGGAACAGCTACGTCAGGCTCGTCGGCTGCCTCAACTCGGGCGTCGCTTTTCCGTTGGATGCTCGGGCCTCGCTGCCCGGgcgccggcgctgctttggcagCCCGGGTGACGTTGCTGACAAGCTCGTCCGCATGACGTCTCACGCCGTCCGTCGTCGCCGGCCTCATCGCGAACTCCGCCCCCACCCCGCCTCTACCGAGCGGCGTCGCGACCTCGCGCGCGCTCGGCTTGATCACCCACTCGCCTCCGCGATCCGCCTCATCTACGCCGCGCGACCGACCTGGCCTGTCGGTTACGCGCGCCTCCGCAGGTCTCGTGAAGATCGTCCCGAGTACCACGCGCCTCTTCGCCGATCGAGCATTGGGCTGCCGCAGCGTCGCCCAGTCGGGCCGCAGCACCGCCGCCCCGTGGTTCTCCTCGCGGCTGCATCGACTCGTGCGTCaccgctgcgtcgccccttcgggccgtagtgCCGCGATACGcggtccccgccgccgcctcgaggccgTTCCCGCGGTTGCACCGAATCGCGAACCGCCGTTGCGTTTCCCCTTCGGGCCGTAGCGCCGCGGCCCGCGCTCCACTCCGCTGTCACCGCGCGTCGACCTCCCGTGGTATGCGCTGTACCGTATTTCTTGGCGCGGGAACGCCACCGTCCGCGCCGGTCTTCGTCACGCTGTCAGGGTTCTTCGCCTACTTCGAGCACTGCCGTCGCACTCCTAACCTAGCCGCTGCCGCCGCTCTTCTTtggctgccgccgccgcccgtccacCCCCTTTGTCTTCGTCCAGCACCAACCTGTCGCCAGCGTCGCCGTCATCTACCCCGACCACTTCGTCTACTCCGATCACTGTTGGTGACATCGGCCCCGCGCCGATGGACACCGCAACCATCGTCGAGTCTTCTTCTCTGTTGGCCCTCTGATTCCTCGATATGGCGAACAGCTCGTGCAGGTCCTAGTCTccgcatgcccggtgctggcaacaccgatgcGTGCCTTCATCCACGACGTGTCCCCGGGCCTGGCAAGCCTGGTTGGCGCTTCGTCAACTTCGTCACCGTCCGTCTACacatgcccggtgctggcaacaccggtGCGTGCCTTCGTCCATGATGTGTCCCCGGGCTTGGCAAACCCGTCGCGCCGCATTGTCAACAACATCTTTTTCCCGGCACACCACTAATTCGACACCACTGCACCCTTGCTAACTCGGCGCCCCCTTGCGCCCGCGGCTCCACGACGACTTCCTCGACACCGGCCACCCCGAATCGACATCGACCACGGCATTCTTTggctacctcgaccacggctccaccacccacgctctcggctacctcgacaaacggcacaaagggctaccgccttgcttgagcaacctcgtcAGTTTCCACTCTAGCCACGCCTTCCGCGATGCATCGACCGTTATGACTGTGGGGGGTGTCCGTCggcttgccttcggattcttctccagtctcaccgtcTGTGTCGCTACAGTTGTGACTGCGGGGGGATGTTGAGTAACGTGATTGTATTAGGAAACATAGGATAAACTAGGAATATTCTggcttgtcttgtactccaagtagatcatgtactcctatatatatgcccacgaggctcaagcgATACAACATTATTCCACCaaacctctctctctcttctaaCAGTATGGATATATATTTATTGAATTTATAATTAGCATATATGAGGTTCTTTGTTATGCCCCCCTTTAGCTCATGACTACATAATTATTCCGACTGGTATTCTAGATAGATGCTTTTCTATGAACCTCATAAAAAACGTACTATGCCTTAGATCCTAATTGACTATTTATACATCGGAATATCGGATGATTTCAGCTTGCTGTGTCCCAAGATACCTATTTTTTTTAAACCAAAAATAGGTGAAGTCCTAACAATCTATACTCCTGCATTGTATCTTGAAATGTAGATTGCTTCTGTAGCATTCGAACAGATGGTAGTTTGCAGACTGATGAGTTGGTTCCAGTAACATCACATGTCAAGGATACCTCTGCTCCACTTACCAATCAAAAAAAATTATGATGATGTTCCAAGAAGTGTGTTTAATTTCTGTCGCAGTGGGATGTTGTGATTAGTTCAGTTTTGCTTGATCTATTTCCAGTTAATTCCGTTTTGTGATGTGGTGTTAGGGAATATACATTCTGCTCTCTTGTTCTTCAGCTTTGGGTGTCAGCAGCTACCTATTACTACTAGGGAGCCTTATTTCGGACGAAAAGAAAATACAATATTGGTTTTTATCCATTTGTATGCCTGCGTTAGCCTTATGAAGCACAAAGTATGTCCCAGTGATCAATCACGGATGATACTTGGTGTATTCTTGCTAGGCTAATGGGCAAATACTCGAATAACTGAATCACCTGCAATCTTTTTGTATTGTAACGCCGGTGTTATATCTGCAACAACAGTTTGCAATTTTTTCTGTATAATTATGAATATACATCTTGGTAGCTATAATTGATCAATCACGGATGCTACTTGGTGTTTCCTTATACTAGGCTAATGGGAAAATACTCGAATAACTGAATCACTTGCAATCTTTTTTTTTCCGTAACAGCGGTGTTATATCTGCAACAACAGTTTTTGAAATTTTCTGTATAATTGCGAATATACATCTTGGTAGCTATAAATTATATCCTCTGTTTGGTGTTGGTAAGAACATATGCTTAGCTTGTTTTATGCTCTGTTCAAGACATCTCGGGTCTGTTGAACCATGAAGTCTCTTCTTTCACTGTGGAAATATGAGCGACTAGGTGCCTGTGCTTCGTTGCCAATCGGTCGGATGCCTTGAGAAGGGTCAAATAGGGTGGACGAGTGATTTGGAATTTGGTTTTGTTAATGTCAATAGGAGGAGGAATGGAGGAGAAGCCAAGTCAAGGAGAGAACGGAGATTTGAGGCTAGGACACGGTGTCGATAACGGTAAGGTGTGTCATGTGGCGGCCAAACACATTGTGTTGGGATTGATCACGTTCAACACCGTGGGCATCGTCAATGAGGGCGGAAAGGAGGATAAGTGATGACATGGATATGTGTGTGCTGAGGGAGGGATCCTCGAACCATATTCATTAGgttgggcatatgatatatatattctcccgttgcaacacacgggcGGAAAGGATCTCTGATTGTAGTgttgcgttagcagcatcctgcagtaatgagacactgacatgtgggcctcaCATGTTAGTTAACGGTCAAACAGACAGATTGTTTAGGTGCGGGCCCGGCCTGTCATAAAGAGGTTTAATTTTTAAACAATGGTCATTTGGGGTTTTCTGAATAGCCGACCACCCATTTGGTAGTTATCTGAGAAAAATTAAAAATCGATAGTTTTTGAAACCTTAACTTGTAAAGtagtagttttatgctatttactAGATAACAAAATTAACTTATTAGGTCACTGGCTCGGTACAAATTACAAGCTAGCGATAGAGAAGTATGCTCACATTTAAGCTACCAGTGGCTGCATGCTTTCGTTGGCAATCTTAATCCCCCAGCTTGCATCCTCACAATGCCGGATGTACGGCACAAGTGTCCCCACGTCCACATCCTTCCTGGCCGCACAGCCGTAGTTGGACGGCGAGTGGAAGCAAGGCTCGACGGACATGGCTCGCATGCACGGCGGGTCTGGTACCACCCCCGTTTCGGTCGACCAGATGGGCGTGGCGGGCATGATCCATGGCAGTATCCCGCCGAGCCCCTGCGCGACGTAGCCGAAGGTGGAAAACCCGGTGGTGACGAGAACGTCGCAGGTACTGAGCAGGTACATCTCGCTCAACGCCTTCCTGTCCTGCGAGGAGTCCCGCATCTTCTGCCACCCCTCGTGGCTCGGCTGGTGCACCCGGCTGCCGCCATACTCGGCCTTGATCCTCTGGTAGTACCACGAGCTCAGAGAGGTGACCAGCACAGACGCGTTGTTCGTCTGTATGGACGGGAGAAGCAGCTTCTCCCTACGGACGCACGAGAGAACCTGATCCAGGACCTTCTGCAACGGTTTATTCTGTGTGAAAACCCGTATCTGTATGCCGACGCGCTGCCCGGCGCCGGCGAGGTGGGCGTCGTAGTATCTGGTGACCGCGCGCCACACGTCGTTGGCCGGGTGGAATAGGTACCGACCGAGGTGGTGGAACGCGACGTCCTTCTCCGGGAACATCCGCTCCAGCTCGTCCCGGAAAGATGGGATGAGGAAGAGCCCGGGGACGAGGTAGCTGTCTGTCCTCATCAGCAGCCACGGCGCGCCGCGGATGAGCCGCTGCTGCTCGTCACAGTAGAAGAGCTTGTCGTAGAAACCGTAGCCGCCATCCAGGTGTAGGTAGACGTACGGTGGCCGGTCCGAGTCCGACCACGACGCGTTCCCATTGTCGCCCACGGATAGCACATTGGCCTTGAGCATGTTGCCGAGGCTCTCCTTGGAGTCCTTGCCGTATTTCTTGAGGTGTCCAAGCGGGAAGCCACCACCCAACCAGCCTGAGGACGGGAGCAGCCACGTGGTCCTCGGGAAAGGTTCGCAGAAGAGGGCGGCCATGTCGTGCTGGACGAGGAGGGTGCGCTCGGTGAGCACAGCGTAGAGGAAGGCTGACACTGTGGACAGCATCCGGTTCCCGAGGCCTCGATAGCTTATGGGGACCAGGTAGCGGCAGTTTTCACTGTCGGCTGTGACGATGCCATTTCCAGACTTGAGCTGCCGGATCGCCGCCCTGTACGGGGCCGTGCCGGGGCCGCATTGCTTTTGGAGCGCTTCGTGACTTCGGAGCTTGGCGAGCAAGTAGGGGGATGGTTTATGTGATGtgtgcttcttcttcttcttcttcttcttcttgtcatggTAGCTGGCGAACTCGTACCGGCTCCGGCATGAGCGCGAGCCAAATTCCGCGGTGAGCAGACCGTCCAGGAGCTGGTCGGTGGTGAGGTTGGACGGAGGTACATCTAGAGAAAATTATAAAGACATTTAATTAGCAAGCTCGTATTCCAAAATTTTAAAAATTGATAGGAAAATTTGTGATTGAGCACCATAATACGTACACACCCTTATCCAGACCATCGATTTTTGTGTTGAGATCCATGCTTAAATTTTGGTTTTTCTTCTCACACGACAAAACATACAAAGCTCAAGCTTGTTAACAATATATTGGAACTTCAATGCTTAGAAAATAACCCTAGATTTTTCTTGGTGCACCATAGATATCTAAAATGAGTATTTTACACATAAATTCGATTATTTATAGTTTTTGTGGCACACCAAAAAATCTAGAATTATTTTTCAAACGAAGGTGCAATATATTGTTGGCCTGTAAAGTTTTAGTTGCGTATATAGTTTTATTTGGGAGAAGAAAGAAATTTCATGCACGGGTCACAAAAACGGATGGCCATGCAATCTCGTGGTCAAGATACATTTTCTTTTCAAACATTGAAGTTGCGATAGATTGTTGATCTGCAAAGTTTTATTTGGGAGAACAAACAAAAAATGTTCACGCACGGATCGCAAAAACAGATGCCCATGGCTAACGTATGATTCgccgatgtcgtggtcaaggaAAATTCAGCGCTCAATCAACCAACACTATCTTTTATAAAGAATTAATTTTGACACACTGAAGTATAATATATTGACCTGCAAAGATTTTTTTTTGCACCAGGCATACCCCTTTCCATTTGCATTAAACGGAAATACAAAGTTCCGGACATAACCAGGGAGAAGGGAAAGAGGATAACAAGTCCAACACACTGCCAGGAAACCCACCGTGCACGTTTGCTATCGAAACAAGCACTATGGGACAAAAACCTGACAGCACCACATAGTCTAAGCAAAATACAGGACTGTTCATGCATGGATCACAAAAACGGATGGATCACAAAAACGGATGCCGATAGCTAACGTACAATTCATCGATATCGTGGTCAAGGAAAATTCAGCACTCAATCGACCAACACTATCTTGTATAAAGAATTAATTTTCAAACACCGAAATTGTAATATATTGACCTGCAAAACTTTATTTGGGCGAACAACGAAAATGACTGTTCACGCATGGATCACAAAAATGGATGGCCATAGCTAACGTACAATTCAGCGATGTCGTGGTCAAGACAAGGCTGCATTCAAACAACCGACCATTATTATCTACAGAAACAATGTACATACTTCTAAGAATTTCACTTTCTCTCCATCGATCGAACACGGAAAATTAAGCCGTATAACAGGAAAAAAGGATTCACGTGAATGAGAAATattcgtccaccgccatggtaaTTTGTGACTTAGCTGCATGCACAGGACAACAAATCAAGCAATTCGATATCCAACTATGTCTCGTCTTAAGTGCGTACCTTCTACTGAGAGCCAGCTGCTGGGTACCATCGGCAAGCCATAGCCATCCCGGGCGGCGGAGAGCACGACGACTGCGAGCAGGGTCGCCGCCACAACGCAGACGGCCGGCCAAGCCCTCCTCATGCTGCATCGAATCCGCTGCCACTTTTTCACTGTCTCAAGCCCCGCCTGCCAGGACGGCGCCGCCGGGCTGCTTCGCTCGACGTCCATGCTCGCCATGGAGCCTGAGGGGTTGGGGAAGCTATTGTTCAGACCTAAGCACGCACTGCCGCTGCAGCTATCGTTCTTAGACCTCTCATATATAGGTGGTAAACGTTTCGATCCGGTGTACCGGTCGAACTTTCCGCCGGACTCACGCGCCACGCTGGTTCACGCGACACGGAAACAAACCACCCCGCACGAGACACATGTATATGATGGGTCCCGCATGACTTTTCCTCTTTTTTTCTACCTCCAGCCCATCACGACTCTGCTCCTCCACACCTGCCCCACGCTGGTCGCATCCTCTAGAAACTCTCACCGACGGCGAGTGCTCGCGTGCGACGGCGCCCAACGCCGCCTCTCATTCATGGTCGGCGAGCCCCTCTCCCATCCTCCTTCCCAATTCATATCCCCGCTAGCTTCCCACGGCCATGGCCGTCTGCAACTTTCGGATCTCAGCCATGGCCTCCGCCCAACTACGGCTCCgagtcgccgttggcgaagctaCGGGAACTATCAGGGCGCAGCTACCAGAGCTGCAAGCATGCAACTACAGGCACATGCTAGACGACGAGGATGGGGCGGCACTGGTCCTAGCAAATCTAACATCACAGTTTTTTGCTACATGCTTCAACCGGcataacattttgctacaactggCATAGCATTTTGCTACAACCACATCACGTTTTGCTACAACACATAGCCAGCGTCGCGTTTTTGCTACAACTAGTGTCGCTTTTTGCTATAACCGGCATCACGTTTTGCTACATCCATCACGACCAAGCTGCAACCCGTGACGGTGAACGAAGACTTTTTGCTGCAAGTGTGGTAGGTTTTTGCTACACCCGACAATGACTTTTGGTACATCCATTCTGTTTCTAGACGCAGCGGCTGCTACCTGCAATGACGagcttttgttaaccatagttgaaactttaccatgttcctttatcctaacaggaaaatgAGGTTTCTTAAAATAAGCAGTAGgtacaactggatcaacattataaagtatagcttcttctttaactggtaccggttctttaatttcttctttgaTAAGTgagtgatatttaaaccacttctctttagggagttcaacatgagtagcaaatgattcataaaaggaggctactatctcataatcaagtccatatttagtgctaaaattttgaaaagcatcggtatccataaaagatttaacaccatcatacttaagtttaatacctgactctttaccttcgtcgagtttccaatcttcaaagttgcgtttaattctttctaaaagatcccaccggaattcactagtcttcttcataaaagaaccagcacaagaagtatcaagcatggtttgatcattacgagaaagcctagcatagaaattctggataataatttctcttgagagctcatgattggggcatgaatataacattgacttaagcctcccccaagctagagcgatactttctccttcacgaggccaaaaattatatgtataatttcgatcacgatgaactagatgcataggatatttttttggtgaaactccaatttcaaacgatttcaattccatgatccaatattaTCGCGTAGCCTATACCATGttaatgcttttcccttcaaagataaagggaaaacctttcgCATCAcctcatctccgggtaaacctgtaagcttaaacaatccacaaatttgttccacatatatcaagtgcatatcgggatgttcggttccatctcctgcataaggattaggtagcagttgttctatcgtacccgaaggaatttcatattcaatattttcagtaggtgttgtaggttgaggggtaactaattgtggttccggatgaggtgaagataccccgaacatacccctcaaaggattgttttccatagtaataagtgacaataaatttcagaacactatataaatgttttcttaccgaattccacttaccaaagacgcttcactccccggcaacgacgccaaaaaatagccttgatgacccacaagtataggggatcaattgtagctcttttcgataagtaagagtgtcgaacccaacgaggagcagaaggaaatgacaggtagttttcagtaaggtagtgtctgcaagtgctgaaattgtaagtagcgagtagtttgatagcaaaatagtttgtaacgagcaagtaacgataatagtaacaagtatgcagaaaggtagcccaatccttttgaggcaaaggacaggccaaaacggtctcttataataagcaaagcgttcttgagggtacacgagAGTTTCATATAGTCACATTcgtcatgttggtttgatttgtgttcgctactttgataatttgatatgtgggtggaccggtgcttaggtgatgttcttacttgaacaagcctcctacttatgattaaccctcccacaagcatccgcaactacgagaaaattattaagaataaattgtaaccatagcattaaactgtagcatccaatcggtcccttatggaatagtgcataaactgggggtttaagtttctgtcactctcgcaacccaccatctatttactactccacaatgcattcccttaggcccaaatatggtgaagtgtcatgtagtcgacgttcacatgacaccactaagggaatcacaacatacatactatcaaaatatcaaacacatatcaaattcacatgattacttgcaacatgatttctcccgtgacctcaagaataataatcatgctcaagatcagaggggtattaaatatcatattggatctgaacatataatcttccaccaaataaaccatatatagtaaccaactacaagatgtaatcaacactactagtcaccccctagcaacaatctatagttccggtaacaagattgaatacaagagatgaactagggtttgagatgagatggtgctggtgaagatgttgatggagattgcccttcccaagatgggagagttgttggtggtggtgatgatgatgatgatgatttccccctccgggagggaagttcccctggcggaatcgctccgccggagggcaaaagtactcctgcccaagttccgcctcgaggcggtggcgcttcaccccgaaagtcctccccctattttttctaggtcaaaaccacttatataccaaaagatgggcaccagaggtgggccgatGAGGCTACAACCCACCAGGCGCGCCAGGGGGGGCTAGCGTGCCccagtgggttgtgcccacctggtggccccctctggtgtttattgactccaatatttcttaaataattcataaaaaatctccgtaaagtttcatcccatttggagttgtgcagaatagatggcctgatgtagctttgctaggtccagatttccagctgccggaattctccctcttggtgtgttccttgcaaattatgagagaaaatgcattagaattactccaaaaagcattattattgataaaaacattataaataacagtaagaaaacatgatgcaaaatggacgtatcagttgCACTGTAGCCATGCCCTGTCCCGTCGTAGTTATGGGTGTGCAGACTTCGAGGGCACGAGGGGCCGCCTGCTGGCTGCCGGCCGCCTCGTAGCCGCCTTCTAGCAGCCGGCTACTTGGACCAGCCAGCTCAAGAAAGAGGTTGCTCGTCCGAGAGTTGTGAGGGGCGCAGCCgaccccgatgtcttgaaataccAGGGGGCTGATGaagctacccgtggtcatttactccgacaattatcctcattgttgcatagaagaattacgccctggaagcaccgctaggtgcaagacccgctgcaggagcaactccagatgttatgaacgtctggtagagcaaagctgatgaccactcgatagttcagtgtgccatgctttacggcttggaatcgggacttcaaagatgttttgaatgtcatggagcatatgagatgttctaggagttgaagttaatatttcaagaaaattcCCGAGTTGGGAGACATGAAGTCTCCAaaaagttctacaactgcaaaatggaagagaatagttctgtcagtgaacacatactcagaatgtctgggtaccacaaccacttgactcagctgggagttaatcttcctgatgatagtgtcattgacagagttcttcaatcactgccaccaagctataaaggcctcgcgatgaactataatatgcaagggatggaaaagacaattcccgagctcttcgcgatgctaaaggctgcggaggtagaaatcaagaaggagcgtcaagttttgatggttaacaagaccactagtttcaagaaaaacgacaaaggaaagaaggggaacttcaagaagaatagcaagccagttgctgcgcAAGGGAAGAAGCCctagtctggacctaagcctgagactgagtgcttctactgcaaatggcctggtcactagaagcggaactgccccaagtatttggcggataagaaggatggcaaagtgaaaggtatatttgatatacatgttattgatgtgtaccttactaatgctcatagtagcgcctgggtatttgatactggttttgttgctcatatttgcaaatcgaaacaggggctacggattaaacgaagattggctaaggacgaggtgacgatgcgtgtgggaaatggttccaaagtcgatgtgatcgctgttggcacgctacctctacatctatcgtcgagattagttttagacctaaataattgttatttggtgccagtgttgagcatgaacattatctctggatcttgtttaatgcgagacggttattcacttaaatcagagaataatggttgttctatttatatgggtaatatcttttatggtcatgcacccttgatgagtggtctatttttgttgattctcgattgtagtgatacgcatattcataatattgaagccaaaatatgcaaagttaataatgatattgcaacttatttttggcactgccgtttaggtcatattggtgtaaagcgcataaagaaactctatgctgatggacttttggaatcacttgattatgaatcacttgatgcttgcgaaccatgcctcatgggcaagatgaccaagactccgttctccggaacaatggagcgagcaaatgACTTAtcggaaataatacatactgatgtatgtagtccgatgagtgttgaggctcacggcaggtatcgttatt contains:
- the LOC125540351 gene encoding galactoside 2-alpha-L-fucosyltransferase-like, producing MASMDVERSSPAAPSWQAGLETVKKWQRIRCSMRRAWPAVCVVAATLLAVVVLSAARDGYGLPMVPSSWLSVEDVPPSNLTTDQLLDGLLTAEFGSRSCRSRYEFASYHDKKKKKKKKKHTSHKPSPYLLAKLRSHEALQKQCGPGTAPYRAAIRQLKSGNGIVTADSENCRYLVPISYRGLGNRMLSTVSAFLYAVLTERTLLVQHDMAALFCEPFPRTTWLLPSSGWLGGGFPLGHLKKYGKDSKESLGNMLKANVLSVGDNGNASWSDSDRPPYVYLHLDGGYGFYDKLFYCDEQQRLIRGAPWLLMRTDSYLVPGLFLIPSFRDELERMFPEKDVAFHHLGRYLFHPANDVWRAVTRYYDAHLAGAGQRVGIQIRVFTQNKPLQKVLDQVLSCVRREKLLLPSIQTNNASVLVTSLSSWYYQRIKAEYGGSRVHQPSHEGWQKMRDSSQDRKALSEMYLLSTCDVLVTTGFSTFGYVAQGLGGILPWIMPATPIWSTETGVVPDPPCMRAMSVEPCFHSPSNYGCAARKDVDVGTLVPYIRHCEDASWGIKIANESMQPLVA